The following proteins are encoded in a genomic region of bacterium HR17:
- the pgdS gene encoding Gamma-DL-glutamyl hydrolase: MRGRWWLAVIVGATASVVMVAQSVPPTSPQKKVIVKGFADVVGARHKQKQQQQGAAPSRAAPAKVGAPQRMFSHPSKSNAATAQSSGAALVRTARRYLGLRYRYGGSSPSRGFDCSGFVYFLLSRYGIRAPRTAAELFRMGVPVKKSALRPGDLVFFRNTARRRGITHVGIYIGDGKFIHASSGRGRVTVTPLSDPYYAARFAGARRLPVRGGDGK, encoded by the coding sequence ATGCGTGGGCGTTGGTGGTTGGCGGTCATCGTTGGTGCGACCGCCAGTGTGGTAATGGTGGCGCAGAGTGTGCCGCCTACCTCCCCGCAAAAGAAAGTAATCGTCAAAGGGTTCGCCGATGTCGTGGGAGCAAGACACAAGCAGAAGCAGCAACAACAAGGAGCCGCGCCGTCTCGGGCTGCACCTGCGAAGGTCGGTGCGCCACAGCGTATGTTCTCGCACCCTTCAAAGTCCAACGCCGCAACGGCGCAAAGTAGCGGTGCCGCTTTAGTGCGCACAGCGCGGCGTTATTTGGGGTTGCGTTACCGCTATGGGGGCAGTTCACCCTCGCGTGGATTTGATTGTTCGGGCTTCGTCTACTTTTTGCTGAGCCGTTACGGGATTCGGGCGCCGAGGACGGCAGCGGAACTTTTTCGCATGGGCGTGCCCGTGAAAAAATCGGCGTTGCGCCCTGGCGACTTGGTCTTTTTCCGCAACACGGCACGGCGCCGCGGTATCACCCATGTCGGCATTTACATCGGCGACGGCAAGTTCATCCATGCGTCCAGTGGACGCGGGCGGGTGACGGTCACGCCCTTGAGTGACCCTTACTACGCCGCGCGGTTTGCGGGAGCGCGCCGTTTGCCTGTGCGCGGTGGCGATGGTAAGTGA
- a CDS encoding Epimerase family protein, translating into MRVVLVGGTGFIGQAVLTRLHDTFGRDLALIFITRHQDKANQLPAWIYPAVWDTMEAPPSPRWLDGADAVINLAGETVAQRWTAAAKQRIRDSRVLTTRHLVEAMRQTAKPPKVLINASATGYYGDRGDEELTESSPPGTGFLAEVCQLWEEEAQRATELGVRVVCVRFGVVLGVGGGALERILPFFEWGIGGRLGSGQQWMAWVHRQDAARLIVHALTTETVRGPINAVAPNPVRNREFTRSLARAVGKPALFPVPTFALRALYGEMADILLHSQRALPQAALAAGFQFEHPDIEEALRHILYWRRRAQEAPAIAYAVA; encoded by the coding sequence ATGCGCGTCGTCTTAGTAGGTGGGACGGGGTTTATCGGTCAAGCCGTGTTAACGCGCTTACATGACACTTTCGGGCGCGACCTTGCGCTGATTTTTATTACCCGTCACCAAGACAAAGCGAATCAGTTGCCCGCGTGGATTTACCCGGCGGTGTGGGACACTATGGAGGCGCCGCCTTCCCCACGCTGGCTGGACGGCGCCGATGCGGTTATCAACTTGGCGGGCGAGACGGTTGCCCAACGCTGGACAGCCGCCGCCAAGCAACGCATCCGCGACTCACGGGTGCTGACGACCCGCCACCTCGTGGAAGCGATGCGCCAGACCGCAAAGCCCCCTAAGGTGCTGATCAACGCTTCGGCGACCGGCTACTACGGGGACCGTGGCGACGAAGAGTTAACGGAGTCGTCGCCCCCTGGGACAGGTTTTTTGGCTGAAGTGTGTCAACTCTGGGAAGAGGAAGCCCAACGGGCGACGGAGCTGGGAGTGCGGGTCGTTTGTGTGCGGTTCGGCGTCGTCCTCGGTGTCGGCGGAGGGGCTCTGGAACGGATACTGCCCTTTTTTGAGTGGGGCATCGGGGGGCGGTTGGGCAGCGGACAGCAGTGGATGGCATGGGTGCATCGGCAAGACGCCGCCCGCCTCATCGTGCACGCCTTGACGACGGAAACAGTGCGCGGACCGATTAACGCTGTCGCCCCGAACCCCGTGCGCAATCGTGAATTTACCCGCTCTTTGGCACGCGCCGTCGGCAAACCGGCGCTGTTTCCTGTGCCGACCTTTGCCCTACGCGCCCTTTACGGTGAGATGGCGGATATCCTGCTCCACAGTCAGCGGGCGCTGCCGCAGGCGGCGTTAGCGGCAGGCTTCCAGTTTGAACATCCCGATATAGAAGAAGCCCTCAGGCACATCCTCTACTGGCGCCGCCGCGCCCAGGAAGCGCCGGCAATTGCATACGCCGTCGCTTAA
- the regX3 gene encoding Sensory transduction protein regX3 has translation MTGKRVLVVEDDPAIMELLHFLLKQEGLHVEVARDGLEALDRMDAAKPDLVLLDLRLPKLEGLDVLWEIRNNPRWQSVPVIIISVDDSPHTMLQGWQLGVEGYFVKPFDPDELLRIVRRVLSLPHEASYNV, from the coding sequence TTGACTGGCAAGCGCGTGCTCGTCGTAGAAGACGACCCTGCCATCATGGAACTTCTTCATTTTTTGCTGAAGCAGGAAGGGCTCCATGTGGAAGTGGCTCGGGACGGTTTAGAGGCGTTAGACCGCATGGACGCAGCAAAGCCCGACCTGGTGCTTTTGGACCTGCGCCTGCCTAAACTGGAAGGGCTGGATGTCCTTTGGGAAATCCGCAACAATCCCCGCTGGCAGTCGGTGCCTGTCATCATCATTTCGGTGGACGACTCACCGCACACGATGCTGCAAGGATGGCAGTTGGGCGTAGAAGGCTACTTTGTCAAACCCTTTGACCCCGATGAGTTGTTGCGCATCGTTCGGCGCGTCTTGTCGCTACCGCACGAAGCGTCCTACAATGTGTGA
- the rfbB gene encoding dTDP-glucose 4,6-dehydratase, whose product MPTVLVLGGAGFIGSNFARYWRAAHPDWHIVVYDKLTYAGNRSNLHDLDGQRHFTFVQGDICDREQLDAWVTKADIVVNFAAETHVDRSLLQSGDFVRTDILGVHTLMECARRHGTGLIVHISTDEVYGPILDGSAAEDAPLNPTSPYAASKAGGDLLALAYAKSFRLPVIITRCCNNFGPYQHPEKLIPMMITNALLDWPLPVYGDGRQVREWIFVDDHCRALDFLIEHGSPGEVYNIGTGYERTNLDVVRFILEQLGKPESLIRFVADRPAHDRRYSVNWQKLHKLGWEPVHAFEAALAQTVEWYRANEWWWRQIRDSDEFQRYYEANYGWRWQHGQGASP is encoded by the coding sequence ATGCCGACCGTCTTGGTGTTGGGCGGTGCGGGCTTTATCGGCAGCAATTTTGCTCGCTATTGGCGTGCGGCGCATCCCGATTGGCACATCGTCGTTTACGACAAACTGACCTACGCGGGCAACCGCAGCAATTTGCACGATTTGGACGGTCAGCGCCATTTTACCTTCGTGCAAGGCGACATCTGCGACCGCGAGCAGTTGGACGCATGGGTCACAAAAGCCGACATCGTCGTCAATTTCGCCGCTGAAACGCATGTGGACCGTTCGCTGCTGCAATCGGGCGATTTCGTGCGGACGGATATTTTAGGCGTGCACACGCTGATGGAATGTGCCCGTCGGCACGGGACGGGGCTCATCGTCCACATCTCCACCGACGAAGTTTACGGACCGATTTTGGACGGCAGCGCCGCTGAAGACGCCCCGCTCAACCCGACCAGCCCTTACGCCGCCAGCAAAGCCGGCGGCGATTTGTTGGCGCTGGCGTATGCCAAAAGTTTCCGACTGCCCGTCATCATCACCCGTTGCTGTAACAACTTCGGTCCCTACCAGCACCCGGAAAAACTCATCCCGATGATGATCACCAACGCGCTGCTGGATTGGCCTTTGCCCGTTTACGGTGACGGGCGGCAAGTGCGCGAGTGGATTTTCGTGGACGACCATTGCCGGGCGCTGGACTTCCTCATTGAACATGGCAGCCCCGGCGAGGTTTACAACATCGGCACGGGCTACGAGCGCACCAACTTAGACGTCGTGCGGTTCATCTTGGAGCAGTTGGGAAAACCCGAGAGCCTCATTCGGTTCGTCGCTGACCGCCCTGCCCATGACCGGCGCTATTCGGTGAACTGGCAAAAATTGCACAAATTGGGCTGGGAGCCGGTGCACGCGTTTGAAGCGGCGCTGGCGCAAACGGTTGAATGGTATCGCGCCAACGAATGGTGGTGGCGGCAGATCCGCGACAGCGACGAGTTTCAGCGCTACTACGAAGCCAACTACGGGTGGCGATGGCAGCACGGGCAAGGCGCGTCACCGTGA
- the nasF gene encoding Uroporphyrinogen-III C-methyltransferase — MPNGFVWIVGAGPGDARLLTLKAKECLERADVVVYDRLLTPSVMAFIRSDAELIYAGKAPGGVQPLPQSAINELLIAKAREGKKVVRLKNGDPFVFGRGAEEAEALAQAGIPFEIVPGLSSVFTVPAYAGIPLTDRRYASSFAVAAGHGAEGKPTPFQALAAAETVVALMAVSELPRIVAELLDGGKDPQTPAAVIEWGATPRQRTLVAPLAQLPDLARRHQVQPPAVLVVGEVVRLRERIAWYERKPLFGKRVLVTRAEEQAEALASKLEDLGAEAIRLPLIKIVPVDDEAPLNAALERALQGGYDWIVFTSTHGVRTFFERVWQRGADARVFASTKFAVIGPATGDALRQWGICWDAMPERYTNEGLSELLTTQVVSAATRPPRFLLWRAHGAREVLAHRLRQAGAQVDEVYAYRTVPTELPPDYLAALLRDPIHIITFTSPSTVQAFFAVLGEARATQILQNAAIAVIGPVTEQAVRQRGFVPAIVSAVHTIDGLVDALTQSPLVREKGSTGCQPPQ, encoded by the coding sequence ATGCCAAACGGTTTCGTCTGGATTGTCGGCGCCGGACCGGGCGATGCGCGCTTGTTGACGCTCAAAGCCAAAGAGTGCTTGGAGCGGGCGGATGTCGTCGTCTACGACCGCTTGCTGACGCCATCCGTCATGGCGTTCATCCGCTCGGACGCCGAGTTGATTTATGCGGGCAAAGCGCCCGGCGGCGTCCAACCGTTACCGCAGTCTGCCATCAATGAATTGCTCATCGCCAAAGCGCGAGAGGGCAAAAAGGTCGTGCGGCTCAAAAACGGTGACCCCTTCGTCTTCGGACGGGGGGCAGAAGAGGCGGAAGCCTTGGCGCAAGCGGGCATCCCGTTTGAAATCGTGCCGGGGCTGAGTTCTGTCTTCACCGTCCCCGCTTATGCGGGTATCCCGCTCACCGACCGTCGCTACGCGTCCAGTTTCGCCGTCGCCGCCGGACACGGTGCGGAAGGGAAACCTACCCCGTTTCAGGCGCTGGCGGCGGCGGAAACAGTCGTGGCGCTCATGGCGGTCAGTGAGTTGCCCCGTATCGTCGCCGAGTTGTTGGACGGCGGCAAAGACCCGCAAACACCCGCCGCTGTGATTGAGTGGGGGGCAACGCCCCGCCAACGCACGCTTGTCGCACCCCTCGCTCAATTGCCCGACCTTGCCCGACGCCATCAAGTCCAACCGCCTGCCGTTTTGGTCGTCGGCGAAGTCGTGCGGTTGCGAGAAAGGATCGCATGGTATGAGCGCAAACCCCTCTTTGGCAAACGCGTCCTCGTCACCCGCGCGGAAGAGCAAGCGGAAGCCCTCGCTTCCAAGCTGGAAGACTTGGGCGCGGAAGCCATCCGCTTGCCACTCATCAAAATTGTCCCCGTTGACGACGAAGCGCCGCTGAACGCCGCCCTTGAACGGGCGTTGCAGGGCGGTTACGACTGGATCGTTTTCACCAGCACGCACGGTGTGCGCACCTTCTTTGAGCGGGTCTGGCAGCGCGGCGCTGACGCCCGCGTTTTCGCCTCCACCAAATTTGCCGTCATCGGTCCAGCGACAGGGGACGCGTTGCGCCAATGGGGTATCTGCTGGGACGCCATGCCCGAGCGCTACACCAACGAGGGGTTATCTGAACTGCTGACGACGCAGGTCGTCAGCGCGGCGACACGCCCACCGCGGTTTTTGTTGTGGCGGGCACATGGGGCGCGGGAAGTGTTGGCGCACCGCCTGCGCCAAGCGGGGGCACAAGTGGACGAAGTCTACGCTTACCGCACCGTCCCAACCGAGTTGCCCCCCGATTACTTGGCGGCGCTGCTCAGAGACCCCATTCACATAATCACCTTCACCAGCCCGTCCACCGTTCAGGCATTTTTCGCTGTGTTGGGCGAAGCGCGGGCGACACAAATCCTGCAAAACGCCGCCATCGCTGTCATCGGTCCCGTCACGGAGCAAGCCGTCCGCCAACGGGGCTTTGTGCCCGCAATCGTTTCCGCAGTTCACACCATTGACGGATTGGTGGACGCTTTGACCCAATCGCCCCTCGTTCGCGAAAAGGGCTCAACTGGTTGTCAGCCACCGCAATAA
- the bepA_4 gene encoding Beta-barrel assembly-enhancing protease produces the protein MRQGQSRRHKAPVAPTALQGLLKRWRAFWLFHRGVTALWRGRYRQAAQLLERFLAAVGDDAFARMHLAWAHWHLKHVGTVRLHAVRATELMPHHAPAWVFAGKLMALRDKWDDAERFLRHALHLQPDNLVAASWLALVLLQTRREREGIGLLQQFPVADDPYLQARLVLHLERLVHERGERPPLPPAQLPRWLFVPAVRQLVGWLLRWRGERLLEDGAFDTAAQWLNAAVQLRPSDVWAKVLGAIALLEGGHWTQAEQLLAQVPETLVERRIALGALRVRQRQLPEGVALFQDADLTHPLVRYYIGLARYFQGETERACIAYLEPLYRDDPSALRVRLQELLRWLTTS, from the coding sequence ATGAGGCAAGGTCAATCGCGCCGCCATAAAGCGCCTGTCGCGCCAACTGCCCTACAGGGGCTGTTGAAGCGGTGGCGGGCGTTCTGGCTTTTTCACCGAGGCGTCACGGCGTTGTGGCGTGGGCGCTACCGACAGGCGGCGCAACTGTTGGAACGATTTTTGGCAGCGGTGGGCGACGACGCCTTTGCGCGGATGCACCTTGCATGGGCACATTGGCATTTGAAGCATGTCGGCACCGTTCGCTTACATGCGGTGCGGGCAACGGAGTTGATGCCCCATCACGCACCGGCGTGGGTCTTTGCCGGCAAGTTGATGGCGCTGCGAGACAAATGGGACGATGCCGAGCGCTTTTTGCGTCATGCCTTGCACCTGCAACCCGATAACTTAGTCGCTGCCAGTTGGTTGGCGCTGGTGCTGCTGCAGACGCGTCGGGAGCGCGAAGGCATTGGGCTGCTGCAGCAGTTTCCCGTCGCCGATGACCCTTACTTGCAAGCGCGGCTGGTGCTGCACTTGGAACGCTTGGTGCACGAACGCGGGGAGCGCCCCCCGTTGCCGCCTGCCCAATTGCCCCGTTGGCTGTTTGTGCCAGCGGTGCGTCAATTGGTGGGTTGGTTGCTGCGCTGGCGCGGGGAGCGATTGTTGGAAGATGGGGCGTTTGATACAGCAGCGCAATGGCTCAACGCCGCCGTTCAATTACGCCCCAGCGATGTGTGGGCAAAGGTGCTGGGCGCGATCGCCTTGCTGGAAGGTGGGCACTGGACGCAAGCGGAGCAACTGCTGGCGCAAGTGCCCGAGACGCTGGTGGAGCGACGGATAGCGTTGGGGGCTCTACGGGTGCGCCAACGCCAACTCCCAGAAGGCGTCGCTTTGTTCCAAGACGCCGACTTGACGCATCCGTTAGTGCGCTATTACATCGGTTTGGCGCGGTATTTTCAAGGCGAAACGGAGCGCGCTTGCATCGCTTACTTGGAACCGCTCTACCGCGATGACCCATCCGCTCTACGCGTGCGCTTGCAGGAGTTATTGCGGTGGCTGACAACCAGTTGA
- the glmM gene encoding Phosphoglucosamine mutase — translation MSKPIVSVSGIRGVIGKTLPPEEALRWSLAYGTMVNGGTVVLGRDTRPSGEMLRGAVLAGLLSTGCRVIDLGVVPTPTLQLAVQHWQADGAVAVTASHNPAEWNALKFFEPSGMYLDAEGLKRLRAIYESGAFKRACWNEVGQIQTDATAIDRHIERILTCVDVERIRAKKFRVVVDCVNGAACFISPRLLERLGCEVIPLFAEPTGVFQRDPEPIAENLGELCRVVRETRADVGFAHDADVDRLAIVADGGETLGEEMTLVIAVYHVLAHKERGAVVTNLSTTMAVDEVARQFGVPVYRTPVGDINVSKRLKEVGGAIGGEGNGGVIYPRVQYARDAIAALALVLEFMAMHEEPLSALVKKLPRYHMVKKRLPIGTMAVHELLERIKQRYTAEEVIEEDGVKLQWDDHWVHVRPSGTEPILRVIAEAKTPEYADRLCDEVIADLRQFLIP, via the coding sequence GTGAGCAAACCTATCGTGAGTGTGTCGGGCATTCGGGGCGTGATCGGGAAAACTTTACCCCCCGAAGAAGCGTTGCGTTGGTCGTTGGCTTACGGGACGATGGTTAACGGGGGCACGGTCGTGTTGGGGCGCGACACGCGCCCGTCGGGTGAGATGCTGCGGGGCGCGGTGCTGGCAGGGTTGCTTTCAACGGGATGTAGGGTCATTGACTTAGGCGTCGTCCCGACACCCACTTTACAATTGGCGGTGCAACATTGGCAGGCGGACGGGGCGGTCGCGGTCACCGCATCCCACAACCCTGCCGAATGGAACGCCTTGAAATTTTTTGAACCATCGGGCATGTATCTGGACGCCGAAGGGTTGAAGCGGTTGCGGGCGATTTACGAGAGTGGCGCCTTCAAGCGTGCCTGTTGGAACGAAGTCGGGCAAATCCAAACCGATGCGACCGCCATTGACCGCCACATTGAGCGCATCTTGACCTGCGTGGATGTGGAGCGCATTCGGGCGAAGAAGTTTCGGGTCGTCGTTGATTGCGTCAATGGTGCGGCGTGTTTCATTTCGCCCCGTTTATTGGAACGATTGGGCTGTGAAGTTATCCCGCTGTTTGCGGAACCGACAGGTGTTTTTCAGCGTGACCCCGAACCGATCGCAGAAAACTTGGGCGAACTGTGCCGCGTGGTGCGCGAAACGCGCGCCGATGTCGGCTTTGCTCACGACGCCGATGTGGACCGCCTCGCAATCGTTGCGGATGGGGGCGAAACGCTGGGCGAAGAGATGACGCTCGTCATCGCCGTTTACCATGTGCTCGCGCATAAGGAGCGGGGCGCGGTCGTGACCAACTTGTCCACGACGATGGCGGTGGATGAAGTGGCGCGACAATTTGGTGTCCCCGTTTACCGCACACCCGTCGGCGACATCAATGTCAGCAAGCGGCTCAAGGAAGTCGGCGGCGCTATCGGCGGAGAAGGTAACGGTGGTGTGATCTACCCGCGCGTCCAATATGCCCGCGACGCGATCGCGGCGCTGGCATTGGTGTTGGAGTTCATGGCAATGCACGAGGAACCGCTGAGCGCGTTGGTCAAAAAACTGCCCCGCTACCACATGGTCAAAAAACGCTTGCCCATCGGCACGATGGCGGTGCATGAACTGCTGGAGCGAATCAAGCAACGCTACACCGCAGAGGAAGTCATTGAGGAAGACGGCGTCAAGTTACAATGGGATGACCATTGGGTTCATGTCCGCCCGTCGGGCACTGAGCCAATTTTACGGGTCATCGCTGAAGCCAAAACACCCGAATACGCCGACCGACTTTGTGACGAGGTCATCGCCGATTTGCGTCAGTTCTTGATCCCTTGA
- the rbsC_1 gene encoding Ribose import permease protein RbsC codes for MRWRQLWRAEWFAPLLALTVLSGALAVYVPAFRTVENFRNIGFQTAVIVLLSVGQTLVIIAGGIDLSVGSVLALVGVVTALLLRHEITVAMAASGGLLVGVACGAINGLLVTKGRIPPFIATLGMMGVARGLALVLSGAQNIFIPEDSPFLELGTGHLLGLPLPFVIAAIASALTEALLVFTRLGRHIYAVGGNPEAARLSGVPVRRVLLIVFALCGLTAGLGGVVETARLSIGQPTGGQLYELHAIAAAVIGGASLAGGRGSVLGTVLGALLMAVIRNGSDLLNIPYEWQQVILGCLVVMAVLLDQWRRR; via the coding sequence ATGCGGTGGCGGCAACTGTGGCGAGCAGAATGGTTTGCCCCGCTGCTGGCGCTGACAGTCCTGAGCGGGGCGCTGGCAGTCTATGTCCCTGCCTTCCGCACCGTAGAAAATTTCCGCAACATCGGTTTCCAGACGGCGGTTATCGTTCTGCTGTCGGTCGGACAAACCCTTGTCATCATCGCGGGCGGTATTGATTTGTCGGTCGGTTCCGTGTTAGCGCTCGTCGGGGTCGTGACGGCGCTTTTACTGCGTCACGAGATCACCGTCGCCATGGCTGCCAGCGGGGGATTACTCGTCGGTGTCGCCTGCGGGGCAATCAACGGGTTATTGGTCACGAAAGGGCGCATTCCGCCCTTCATCGCCACGCTGGGCATGATGGGTGTTGCGCGCGGTTTGGCGTTAGTGCTCAGCGGTGCCCAAAACATTTTCATCCCCGAAGACAGCCCGTTTTTGGAGTTGGGCACGGGGCACCTGTTGGGCTTGCCGCTCCCTTTCGTGATCGCCGCGATAGCCTCGGCGCTAACGGAAGCCCTATTGGTCTTCACGCGATTGGGACGGCACATTTACGCCGTCGGGGGTAATCCTGAAGCCGCGAGGCTCTCCGGCGTGCCTGTCCGGCGGGTGTTGTTAATTGTGTTTGCCCTTTGCGGGTTGACCGCAGGGCTCGGAGGAGTGGTGGAAACCGCCCGCTTGTCCATCGGGCAGCCCACTGGTGGGCAACTTTATGAACTCCATGCCATCGCCGCTGCGGTCATCGGCGGCGCCAGCCTTGCCGGCGGGCGCGGTAGCGTGTTAGGCACTGTGCTGGGCGCGTTGTTGATGGCAGTCATTCGTAATGGCAGCGATTTGCTCAACATCCCTTACGAATGGCAACAAGTCATCTTGGGATGTCTCGTCGTGATGGCGGTCTTGTTAGATCAGTGGCGACGACGCTGA
- the nadC gene encoding putative nicotinate-nucleotide pyrophosphorylase [carboxylating] has protein sequence MLDAQWVRHLVERALSEDAPSGDVTTEAIVHADDQGVGILIAKSDGVICGLAIAQMVFTALDSDARFTARVADGDRVAAGMTIAQVQGRLRALLTGERTALNFLQRLSGIATLTRRFVDKVAPYGVRIADTRKTTPTLRLLEKYAVRCGGGVNHRFGLSDGVLIKDNHIRVAGSLTEAVRRVRSSVHHLLRIEVEAQSVDQVREALACNVDAILLDNLGVDEVQEAVEIVRAWSEQMHQPRPLLEVSGGVSLETVEAFARTGVDLISVGALTHSASALDISLEVT, from the coding sequence ATGCTGGACGCCCAGTGGGTGCGTCATCTTGTGGAGCGGGCGTTAAGCGAAGATGCCCCTTCGGGCGATGTCACGACGGAAGCGATCGTCCACGCTGATGACCAAGGGGTGGGCATTCTCATCGCGAAAAGCGACGGCGTAATTTGCGGATTGGCAATCGCTCAGATGGTTTTTACAGCGTTGGACAGCGATGCCCGTTTCACCGCTCGTGTCGCCGACGGCGACCGTGTCGCTGCTGGCATGACCATCGCCCAAGTGCAAGGGCGATTGAGAGCGTTACTGACAGGCGAACGGACAGCGCTAAATTTCCTGCAACGCCTCTCTGGGATCGCCACGCTCACCCGTCGCTTCGTGGACAAAGTTGCCCCTTACGGCGTCCGCATCGCAGACACGCGTAAAACGACACCGACTTTGCGGTTGCTGGAAAAATACGCTGTCCGCTGCGGCGGCGGTGTCAATCATCGTTTCGGGCTGTCCGATGGGGTGTTGATCAAGGACAACCACATCCGTGTCGCTGGCAGCCTAACGGAGGCGGTCCGCCGGGTGCGTTCGTCCGTTCACCACCTGTTGCGCATAGAGGTAGAGGCACAAAGCGTAGACCAAGTGCGAGAAGCCTTAGCCTGCAATGTGGACGCCATTTTGCTGGATAACCTCGGTGTGGATGAGGTCCAAGAGGCTGTGGAAATCGTTCGGGCATGGAGCGAACAGATGCATCAGCCTCGCCCCCTGTTGGAAGTCTCTGGGGGTGTTTCTTTAGAAACAGTGGAAGCATTCGCCCGAACGGGCGTGGATTTGATTTCCGTCGGGGCTCTAACCCATTCCGCCTCTGCGTTGGATATCAGTTTGGAAGTCACCTGA